A window of Fundulus heteroclitus isolate FHET01 chromosome 15, MU-UCD_Fhet_4.1, whole genome shotgun sequence contains these coding sequences:
- the LOC105929541 gene encoding pleckstrin homology domain-containing family G member 1 isoform X2 codes for MDSSPDSAERPISYSSTSSSASSRDSHCSLGSRSTLVAAPQCNPVTTDRDSGAIQLELVPARQLGCEEEDEGNNGERCRQTPTEQQKLSPEVGEKMSGVQGPKTYVDRVVQEILDTERTYVQDLRSIVEDYLECISNQSRLALSSEDKGSLFGNIRDIYHFNRDLLHELEKCNADPVAIAECFVSKSEEFHIYTQYCTNYPRSVAVLTECMRNKALAKFFRERQESLRHSLPLGSYLLKPVQRILKYHLLLHEIANHMEKDTETYEVVQEAIDTMQRVAWHINDMKRKHEHAVRLQEIQSLLTNWKGPDLIGYGELVLEGTFRLQRAKNERTLFLFDKLLLITKKREETYTYKAHILCCNLMLVEVIPKEPLSFSVFHYKNPKLQHTVQAKSQQDKRMWILHLKRLILENHPAKIPAKAKQAILEMDAIHHPGFHYSPDGEKRDFLQTKEGPTPRRGRRKEPLSKLLKNAKQNAANSDGEKRTSLGATLLSPVSQLALGTIGRSRSLINQSQESLDPGDHYEHSDREEGDESHQRDADDEDDSVLGGGKRLKVPGKGSRKRLNPQASVDSIEQWKAFNMSSSDLQRARESLVREGSHHPPLLRTPRVTEEPPDSPIPSVIVTESDHSMTNIWADHRARRAMFPTRQRTMQPDDEDEDIYQMFVPTEQSAPEPEAPSERPEAPSSPRTARPCSWHVEQVPTVQVDPPADGGRVLRRASSAGEKASDARERPADNEAGPGNLEVIHTESSSNDISGSSSAEQLTIDDIENVYDNISYEDLRSMGLIRRDPEESQMQKETAREQSAAEVGESLIEPDSSSESNRSSTQDVKMYGSCDLKIVEENVYDTICFREPPSTELKGKNEGSKEKQDRESLSLEQDMSQSLGGSVSKESVNVRKKDENETLQPVLCSPEPNNPSSASIISPPHSQRADRMSEEVDELCNDLENYMKNAKKAERLPAAFPVNSSESPKKVSSAKSSPTKSCPVVSAQAASPTNKSPPAHQPKSPPVTPTPSFTIPLINFPDFQNVSTTEEETHSPAPASRPLPATPEPPPGTVKSIRNRLARLSSGSFRLEDDDLVELPQRNAAPREQDLQSLFPGELAGLDSPLAASSFLLGESVDFPLELMDKTKSRVFLMARQYSQKIKKANQLLRMRSMDPGDSSTRSRMERKQKDLAAILEEKKQGGAAIGARIAEYSQLYDQVMFKDTPNSASQTSASSHHFHPGLPSSPSMPETSLDDDWLHSIYSNGELMNFMSSASGGRDAETPSGSQHRLTHTSSIPSLKTTPPTTSAPTSQRWSSCISAPSEEEHVYSSIKRHPSFNAPSSKSSLSNQSQSAGSLTSPQQDKHRQAGLNCNGTNADPTTDRPRGPSLVRAGRQSSLPDQSTLRRSDLTLHDGQQVVVLNRASALTILNATQNYMANFKDNEEDDDDYVEIRSDDDGEAERDRSNQGAGSSTKSRSVVQSRSLPCTPVHSCHPLGPLEREELEKYLWSEPQQNQPKIVQSLREKFQCLGSSSFA; via the exons ATGGACTCCTCTCCTGACAGCGCCGAACGACCCATCAGCTACAGCTCCACTTCCTCTTCTGCTTCCTCCAGGGACAGTCACTGCTCTTTGGGCAGCCGTTCCACCCTTGTGGCGGCCCCTCAGTGTAACCCTGTCACCACTGACCGGGACTCTGGGGCTATTCAGTTGGAACTGGTCCCAGCCAGGCAGCTGGgatgtgaagaggaagatgaggggAACAATGGAGAGCGGTGCAGACAGACTCCAACAGAACAGCAAAAGCTGAGCCCAGAAGTAGGAGAGAAGATGAGCGGCGTTCAGGGACCCAAGACATATGTGGACCGGGTGGTTCAGGAGATACTGGACACAGAGAGAACCTACGTTCAGGACCTGCGCAGCATCGTTGAG GACTACTTGGAGTGCATCAGTAACCAGTCTCGACTGGCCCTGAGCTCAGAGGATAAAGGTTCGCTGTTTGGCAACATCCGGGACATCTACCACTTTAATAG GGACCTCCTTCATGAGCTGGAGAAGTGCAACGCAGACCCTGTAGCCATTGCAGAGTGCTTTGTATCCAAG agtGAGGAGTTCCACATTTATACCCAGTACTGCACTAACTATCCACG TTCAGTGGCCGTGCTAACCGAGTGCATGAGGAACAAGGCGTTGGCCAAGTTTTTCCGCGAGCGCCAGGAATCTCTGAGGCACTCCCTACCCCTGGGCTCCTACCTGCTCAAGCCAGTGCAGCGGATCCTTAAGTACCACCTCCTGTTGCAT GAAATAGCCAACCATATGGAAAAGGACACAGAGACCTATGAGGTAGTGCAGGAAGCCATTGACACCATGCAGAGAGTGGCCTGGCACATCAACGACATGAAGAGGAAACACGAGCACGCCGTCAGGctgcag GAAATCCAAAGCCTCCTGACCAACTGGAAGGGCCCGGATCTGATCGGCTACGGCGAGTTAGTTCTCGAAGGAACGTTTCGCCTGCAGCGAGCCAAGAATGAAAGAACCCTCTTCCTGTTCGACAAACTGCTGCTGATTACCAAGAAGCGGGAAGAAACCTACACGTACAAGGCTCACATCTTG TGCTGCAACCTCATGTTGGTGGAGGTTATTCCTAAAGAGCCGCTGAGTTTCAGCGTGTTTCACTACAAGAATCCCAAACTACAGCACACCGTCCAG GCTAAATCCCAGCAAGACAAGCGCATGTGGATCTTGCACCTTAAAAGGCTCATACTTGAAAACCATCCTGCAAAGATTCCAGCCAAG GCCAAACAAGCCATTTTGGAGATGGATGCAATAC ACCATCCTGGGTTTCACTACAGCCCTGACGGCGAGAAGAGGGACTTCCTTCAAACCAAGGAAGGCCCCACTCCTCGTCGAGGACGCAGGAAAG AGCCCCTCTCCAAACTATTGAAGAATGCAAAGCAGAACGCTGCCAACAGCGACGGTGAAAAA CGGACCAGTTTAGGCGCCACCCTGCTGTCCCCCGTGTCCCAGCTGGCTCTGGGCACCATAGGGCGCAGCCGAAGCTtgatcaaccaatcacaggAGTCCCTGGACCCCGGCGATCACTACGAGCACAGCGACCGGGAGGAAGGGGACGAGTCGCATCAGCGGGACGCTGACGACGAGGACGACAGCGTTTTG GGTGGCGGGAAGAGGCTTAAAGTCCCCGGCAAAGGCagcagaaagaggctgaaccCTCAGGCGTCTGTTGACAGCATAGAGCAGTGGAAGGCTTTTAACATGAGTTCTTCAGACCTGCAG agAGCCAGGGAATCCCTAGTAAGGGAAGGAAGTCACCACCCTCCACTGCTGAGGACGCCTCGCGTGACAGAGGAACCTCCGGACTCCCCGATCCCCTCTGTAATCGTAACAGAGAGCGACCATTCGATGACGAACATTTGGGCCGATCACCGGGCTCGCAGGGCCATGTTCCCCACCCGTCAGAGGACGATGCAGCCGGACGATGAGGACGAGGACATCTACCAAATGTTTGTTCCCACAGAACAGAGCGCCCCGGAGCCAGAAGCGCCCTCGGAGAGACCGGAGGCCCCCTCGTCCCCCAGAACGGCCCGGCCCTGCAGCTGGCACGTCGAACAGGTGCCCACAGTTCAGGTTGACCCTCCTGCTGATGGCGGCAGAGTCCTAAGGAGGGCGAGCAGCGCAGGAGAGAAGGCTTCAGACGCCCGAGAGAGACCAGCGGACAACGAGGCTGGCCCAGGCAATTTGGAAGTGATTCACACCGAATCGTCCAGCAACGACATATCGGGGTCTTCCTCAGCCGAACAGCTGACAATAGACGACATAGAAAACGTCTATGATAACATCAGCTACGAGGACCTGAGGAGCATGGGTCTCATCAGGAGGGACCCAGAAGAAAGCCAGATGCAGAAAGAGACGGCGAGAGAACAAAGTGCCGCGGAGGTCGGAGAGTCTCTCATTGAACCAGACAGTTCGTCAGAGAGCAACCGGTCCTCCACGCAGGACGTAAAGATGTACGGGAGCTGTGATCTCAAGATAGTGGAGGAAAATGTGTACGACACCATCTGTTTCAGAGAGCCTCCATCCACTGAGCTCAAGGGTAAGAATGAaggaagtaaagaaaaacaagacaggGAGAGCTTGTCGTTGGAGCAAGACATGAGTCAAAGTCTTGGAGGGTCCGTGTCTAAAGAGAGCGTCAACGTCAGAAAGAAGGACGAAAACGAAACGTTGCAACCCGTCCTCTGCTCTCCGGAGCCAAATAATCCCTCCTCTGCATCTATAATCTCTCCTCCGCATTCACAGAGAGCTGACCGCATGTCTGAGGAGGTGGACGAGCTTTGCAATGACTTAGAAAACTACATGAAGAACGCCAAGAAAGCTGAACGACTTCCTGCTGCATTCCCCGTGAATTCCAGTGAGTCCCCTAAGAAGGTCTCGTCTGCTAAAAGCAGCCCTACGAAGAGCTGCCCTGTGGTTAGCGCTCAAGCTGCCAGCCCTACAAACAAAAGCCCACCAGCACATCAACCCAAATCCCCGCCCGTCACCCCCACACCGTCGTTCACCATCCCACTCATTAACTTTCCTGACTTTCAAAACGTGAGCACCACCGAAGAAGAAACCCACAGCCCCGCTCCCGCGTCCCGGCCCCTTCCCGCCACCCCAGAACCCCCTCCGGGCACAGTGAAAAGCATCCGGAACAGACTGGCGCGCCTCAGCAGCGGCAGCTTCCGCCTCGAGGACGACGACCTGGTGGAGCTTCCGCAGCGGAACGCCGCTCCGAGAGAGCAGGACCTCCAAAGTTTGTTTCCAGGGGAGCTCGCGGGTCTGGACTCCCCCCTGGCAGCCTCCTCTTTCCTGCTGGGGGAGTCTGTGGACTTTCCCCTGGAGCTGATGGACAAAACAAAGAGCCGCGTGTTCCTGATGGCCCGGCAATATAGCCAGAAGATCAAGAAGGCCAACCAGCTCCTGCGGATGAGGAGCATGGACCCAGGAGATTCCAGCACTCGGAGCAGAATggaaaggaaacagaaagaCCTTGCTGCCATCTTAGAGGAGAAGAAACAAGGGGGTGCAGCCATAG GTGCAAGGATAGCCGAATACTCGCAGCTCTACGACCAGGTGATGTTTAAGGATACTCCTAATTCTGCCAGTCAGACATCAGCCTCCTCTCATCACTTCCATCCAGGACTTCCTTCCTCTCCGTCGATGCCAGAAACCTCCCTGGATGACGACTGGCTCCACTCCATCTACAGCAACGGGGAGCTGATGAACTTTATGTCGTCGGCCAGCGGGGGGAGAGATGCCGAAACACCCTCCGGCTCTCAGCACAGACTTACCCACACCTCCTCCATCCCTTCTCTCAAGACTACCCCTCCCACCACGAGCGCTCCAACATCGCAGCGGTGGAGCTCGTGCATTTCGGCGCCGAGCGAAGAAGAGCACGTGTACAGCTCCATAAAGAGACATCCTTCCTTTAATGCGCCCTCCTCGAAGTCCTCCCTGTCCAATCAGTCTCAATCAGCCGGCTCTCTGACAAGCCCCCAGCAAGACAAGCACCGCCAGGCTGGGCTCAATTGTAACGGAACCAATGCGGATCCCACCACCGACAGGCCTCGTGGACCAAGCCTGGTCCGTGCCGGTCGCCAGAGCAGCCTCCCAGACCAGTCCACCCTGCGACGGTCAGACCTCACCTTACACGATGGCCAGCAGGTGGTGGTCCTGAACCGGGCTTCTGCTCTGACCATCCTCAACGCCACCCAGAACTACATGGCCAACTTCAAGGACAACGAGGAGGACGACGACGACTACGTCGAGATCCGCTCGGACGACGACGGCGAGGCGGAGCGGGACCGGTCGAACCAGGGAGCCGGCAGCTCGACTAAGAGCCGCAGCGTCGTCCAGTCTCGGAGTTTGCCGTGCACGCCGGTCCACTCCTGCCACCCGCTGGGGCCCCTGGAGCGCGAGGAGCTGGAGAAGTACCTGTGGAGCGAGCCGCAGCAGAATCAACCCAAGATCGTCCAGTCTCTGCGGGAGAAGTTCCAGTGTTTGGGCTCCAGCAGCTTCGCATGA
- the LOC105929541 gene encoding pleckstrin homology domain-containing family G member 1 isoform X1 — protein sequence MPTDDYSYLPDVLPPLPEVPDSGSDLSSVDIPARCLRNSAFRHASSRYCSAISMDSSPDSAERPISYSSTSSSASSRDSHCSLGSRSTLVAAPQCNPVTTDRDSGAIQLELVPARQLGCEEEDEGNNGERCRQTPTEQQKLSPEVGEKMSGVQGPKTYVDRVVQEILDTERTYVQDLRSIVEDYLECISNQSRLALSSEDKGSLFGNIRDIYHFNRDLLHELEKCNADPVAIAECFVSKSEEFHIYTQYCTNYPRSVAVLTECMRNKALAKFFRERQESLRHSLPLGSYLLKPVQRILKYHLLLHEIANHMEKDTETYEVVQEAIDTMQRVAWHINDMKRKHEHAVRLQEIQSLLTNWKGPDLIGYGELVLEGTFRLQRAKNERTLFLFDKLLLITKKREETYTYKAHILCCNLMLVEVIPKEPLSFSVFHYKNPKLQHTVQAKSQQDKRMWILHLKRLILENHPAKIPAKAKQAILEMDAIHHPGFHYSPDGEKRDFLQTKEGPTPRRGRRKEPLSKLLKNAKQNAANSDGEKRTSLGATLLSPVSQLALGTIGRSRSLINQSQESLDPGDHYEHSDREEGDESHQRDADDEDDSVLGGGKRLKVPGKGSRKRLNPQASVDSIEQWKAFNMSSSDLQRARESLVREGSHHPPLLRTPRVTEEPPDSPIPSVIVTESDHSMTNIWADHRARRAMFPTRQRTMQPDDEDEDIYQMFVPTEQSAPEPEAPSERPEAPSSPRTARPCSWHVEQVPTVQVDPPADGGRVLRRASSAGEKASDARERPADNEAGPGNLEVIHTESSSNDISGSSSAEQLTIDDIENVYDNISYEDLRSMGLIRRDPEESQMQKETAREQSAAEVGESLIEPDSSSESNRSSTQDVKMYGSCDLKIVEENVYDTICFREPPSTELKGKNEGSKEKQDRESLSLEQDMSQSLGGSVSKESVNVRKKDENETLQPVLCSPEPNNPSSASIISPPHSQRADRMSEEVDELCNDLENYMKNAKKAERLPAAFPVNSSESPKKVSSAKSSPTKSCPVVSAQAASPTNKSPPAHQPKSPPVTPTPSFTIPLINFPDFQNVSTTEEETHSPAPASRPLPATPEPPPGTVKSIRNRLARLSSGSFRLEDDDLVELPQRNAAPREQDLQSLFPGELAGLDSPLAASSFLLGESVDFPLELMDKTKSRVFLMARQYSQKIKKANQLLRMRSMDPGDSSTRSRMERKQKDLAAILEEKKQGGAAIGARIAEYSQLYDQVMFKDTPNSASQTSASSHHFHPGLPSSPSMPETSLDDDWLHSIYSNGELMNFMSSASGGRDAETPSGSQHRLTHTSSIPSLKTTPPTTSAPTSQRWSSCISAPSEEEHVYSSIKRHPSFNAPSSKSSLSNQSQSAGSLTSPQQDKHRQAGLNCNGTNADPTTDRPRGPSLVRAGRQSSLPDQSTLRRSDLTLHDGQQVVVLNRASALTILNATQNYMANFKDNEEDDDDYVEIRSDDDGEAERDRSNQGAGSSTKSRSVVQSRSLPCTPVHSCHPLGPLEREELEKYLWSEPQQNQPKIVQSLREKFQCLGSSSFA from the exons ACGATTATAGCTACCTGCCTGATGTGCTGCCTCCACTTCCTGAAGTCCCGGACTCCGGCTCAGACCTGAGCTCCGTTGACATCCCAGCACGCTGCCTCCGAAACTCGGCCTTCCGCCACGCCTCCTCCCGTTATTGCTCCGCCATCAGCATGGACTCCTCTCCTGACAGCGCCGAACGACCCATCAGCTACAGCTCCACTTCCTCTTCTGCTTCCTCCAGGGACAGTCACTGCTCTTTGGGCAGCCGTTCCACCCTTGTGGCGGCCCCTCAGTGTAACCCTGTCACCACTGACCGGGACTCTGGGGCTATTCAGTTGGAACTGGTCCCAGCCAGGCAGCTGGgatgtgaagaggaagatgaggggAACAATGGAGAGCGGTGCAGACAGACTCCAACAGAACAGCAAAAGCTGAGCCCAGAAGTAGGAGAGAAGATGAGCGGCGTTCAGGGACCCAAGACATATGTGGACCGGGTGGTTCAGGAGATACTGGACACAGAGAGAACCTACGTTCAGGACCTGCGCAGCATCGTTGAG GACTACTTGGAGTGCATCAGTAACCAGTCTCGACTGGCCCTGAGCTCAGAGGATAAAGGTTCGCTGTTTGGCAACATCCGGGACATCTACCACTTTAATAG GGACCTCCTTCATGAGCTGGAGAAGTGCAACGCAGACCCTGTAGCCATTGCAGAGTGCTTTGTATCCAAG agtGAGGAGTTCCACATTTATACCCAGTACTGCACTAACTATCCACG TTCAGTGGCCGTGCTAACCGAGTGCATGAGGAACAAGGCGTTGGCCAAGTTTTTCCGCGAGCGCCAGGAATCTCTGAGGCACTCCCTACCCCTGGGCTCCTACCTGCTCAAGCCAGTGCAGCGGATCCTTAAGTACCACCTCCTGTTGCAT GAAATAGCCAACCATATGGAAAAGGACACAGAGACCTATGAGGTAGTGCAGGAAGCCATTGACACCATGCAGAGAGTGGCCTGGCACATCAACGACATGAAGAGGAAACACGAGCACGCCGTCAGGctgcag GAAATCCAAAGCCTCCTGACCAACTGGAAGGGCCCGGATCTGATCGGCTACGGCGAGTTAGTTCTCGAAGGAACGTTTCGCCTGCAGCGAGCCAAGAATGAAAGAACCCTCTTCCTGTTCGACAAACTGCTGCTGATTACCAAGAAGCGGGAAGAAACCTACACGTACAAGGCTCACATCTTG TGCTGCAACCTCATGTTGGTGGAGGTTATTCCTAAAGAGCCGCTGAGTTTCAGCGTGTTTCACTACAAGAATCCCAAACTACAGCACACCGTCCAG GCTAAATCCCAGCAAGACAAGCGCATGTGGATCTTGCACCTTAAAAGGCTCATACTTGAAAACCATCCTGCAAAGATTCCAGCCAAG GCCAAACAAGCCATTTTGGAGATGGATGCAATAC ACCATCCTGGGTTTCACTACAGCCCTGACGGCGAGAAGAGGGACTTCCTTCAAACCAAGGAAGGCCCCACTCCTCGTCGAGGACGCAGGAAAG AGCCCCTCTCCAAACTATTGAAGAATGCAAAGCAGAACGCTGCCAACAGCGACGGTGAAAAA CGGACCAGTTTAGGCGCCACCCTGCTGTCCCCCGTGTCCCAGCTGGCTCTGGGCACCATAGGGCGCAGCCGAAGCTtgatcaaccaatcacaggAGTCCCTGGACCCCGGCGATCACTACGAGCACAGCGACCGGGAGGAAGGGGACGAGTCGCATCAGCGGGACGCTGACGACGAGGACGACAGCGTTTTG GGTGGCGGGAAGAGGCTTAAAGTCCCCGGCAAAGGCagcagaaagaggctgaaccCTCAGGCGTCTGTTGACAGCATAGAGCAGTGGAAGGCTTTTAACATGAGTTCTTCAGACCTGCAG agAGCCAGGGAATCCCTAGTAAGGGAAGGAAGTCACCACCCTCCACTGCTGAGGACGCCTCGCGTGACAGAGGAACCTCCGGACTCCCCGATCCCCTCTGTAATCGTAACAGAGAGCGACCATTCGATGACGAACATTTGGGCCGATCACCGGGCTCGCAGGGCCATGTTCCCCACCCGTCAGAGGACGATGCAGCCGGACGATGAGGACGAGGACATCTACCAAATGTTTGTTCCCACAGAACAGAGCGCCCCGGAGCCAGAAGCGCCCTCGGAGAGACCGGAGGCCCCCTCGTCCCCCAGAACGGCCCGGCCCTGCAGCTGGCACGTCGAACAGGTGCCCACAGTTCAGGTTGACCCTCCTGCTGATGGCGGCAGAGTCCTAAGGAGGGCGAGCAGCGCAGGAGAGAAGGCTTCAGACGCCCGAGAGAGACCAGCGGACAACGAGGCTGGCCCAGGCAATTTGGAAGTGATTCACACCGAATCGTCCAGCAACGACATATCGGGGTCTTCCTCAGCCGAACAGCTGACAATAGACGACATAGAAAACGTCTATGATAACATCAGCTACGAGGACCTGAGGAGCATGGGTCTCATCAGGAGGGACCCAGAAGAAAGCCAGATGCAGAAAGAGACGGCGAGAGAACAAAGTGCCGCGGAGGTCGGAGAGTCTCTCATTGAACCAGACAGTTCGTCAGAGAGCAACCGGTCCTCCACGCAGGACGTAAAGATGTACGGGAGCTGTGATCTCAAGATAGTGGAGGAAAATGTGTACGACACCATCTGTTTCAGAGAGCCTCCATCCACTGAGCTCAAGGGTAAGAATGAaggaagtaaagaaaaacaagacaggGAGAGCTTGTCGTTGGAGCAAGACATGAGTCAAAGTCTTGGAGGGTCCGTGTCTAAAGAGAGCGTCAACGTCAGAAAGAAGGACGAAAACGAAACGTTGCAACCCGTCCTCTGCTCTCCGGAGCCAAATAATCCCTCCTCTGCATCTATAATCTCTCCTCCGCATTCACAGAGAGCTGACCGCATGTCTGAGGAGGTGGACGAGCTTTGCAATGACTTAGAAAACTACATGAAGAACGCCAAGAAAGCTGAACGACTTCCTGCTGCATTCCCCGTGAATTCCAGTGAGTCCCCTAAGAAGGTCTCGTCTGCTAAAAGCAGCCCTACGAAGAGCTGCCCTGTGGTTAGCGCTCAAGCTGCCAGCCCTACAAACAAAAGCCCACCAGCACATCAACCCAAATCCCCGCCCGTCACCCCCACACCGTCGTTCACCATCCCACTCATTAACTTTCCTGACTTTCAAAACGTGAGCACCACCGAAGAAGAAACCCACAGCCCCGCTCCCGCGTCCCGGCCCCTTCCCGCCACCCCAGAACCCCCTCCGGGCACAGTGAAAAGCATCCGGAACAGACTGGCGCGCCTCAGCAGCGGCAGCTTCCGCCTCGAGGACGACGACCTGGTGGAGCTTCCGCAGCGGAACGCCGCTCCGAGAGAGCAGGACCTCCAAAGTTTGTTTCCAGGGGAGCTCGCGGGTCTGGACTCCCCCCTGGCAGCCTCCTCTTTCCTGCTGGGGGAGTCTGTGGACTTTCCCCTGGAGCTGATGGACAAAACAAAGAGCCGCGTGTTCCTGATGGCCCGGCAATATAGCCAGAAGATCAAGAAGGCCAACCAGCTCCTGCGGATGAGGAGCATGGACCCAGGAGATTCCAGCACTCGGAGCAGAATggaaaggaaacagaaagaCCTTGCTGCCATCTTAGAGGAGAAGAAACAAGGGGGTGCAGCCATAG GTGCAAGGATAGCCGAATACTCGCAGCTCTACGACCAGGTGATGTTTAAGGATACTCCTAATTCTGCCAGTCAGACATCAGCCTCCTCTCATCACTTCCATCCAGGACTTCCTTCCTCTCCGTCGATGCCAGAAACCTCCCTGGATGACGACTGGCTCCACTCCATCTACAGCAACGGGGAGCTGATGAACTTTATGTCGTCGGCCAGCGGGGGGAGAGATGCCGAAACACCCTCCGGCTCTCAGCACAGACTTACCCACACCTCCTCCATCCCTTCTCTCAAGACTACCCCTCCCACCACGAGCGCTCCAACATCGCAGCGGTGGAGCTCGTGCATTTCGGCGCCGAGCGAAGAAGAGCACGTGTACAGCTCCATAAAGAGACATCCTTCCTTTAATGCGCCCTCCTCGAAGTCCTCCCTGTCCAATCAGTCTCAATCAGCCGGCTCTCTGACAAGCCCCCAGCAAGACAAGCACCGCCAGGCTGGGCTCAATTGTAACGGAACCAATGCGGATCCCACCACCGACAGGCCTCGTGGACCAAGCCTGGTCCGTGCCGGTCGCCAGAGCAGCCTCCCAGACCAGTCCACCCTGCGACGGTCAGACCTCACCTTACACGATGGCCAGCAGGTGGTGGTCCTGAACCGGGCTTCTGCTCTGACCATCCTCAACGCCACCCAGAACTACATGGCCAACTTCAAGGACAACGAGGAGGACGACGACGACTACGTCGAGATCCGCTCGGACGACGACGGCGAGGCGGAGCGGGACCGGTCGAACCAGGGAGCCGGCAGCTCGACTAAGAGCCGCAGCGTCGTCCAGTCTCGGAGTTTGCCGTGCACGCCGGTCCACTCCTGCCACCCGCTGGGGCCCCTGGAGCGCGAGGAGCTGGAGAAGTACCTGTGGAGCGAGCCGCAGCAGAATCAACCCAAGATCGTCCAGTCTCTGCGGGAGAAGTTCCAGTGTTTGGGCTCCAGCAGCTTCGCATGA